A region of Legionella donaldsonii DNA encodes the following proteins:
- a CDS encoding Thivi_2564 family membrane protein, with translation MSDLLNLFAIIIVFGVILWVVNVFIPMPGAIKSLLNLLVLIVLIIYILQFFGLIHNVLPTIRLFK, from the coding sequence ATGAGTGACTTACTTAATCTCTTTGCCATCATTATTGTGTTTGGCGTGATTTTATGGGTAGTTAATGTGTTTATACCCATGCCGGGTGCAATTAAAAGCTTACTTAACCTTTTGGTTTTAATTGTACTAATTATTTATATTCTCCAGTTTTTCGGGCTTATTCATAATGTGTTGCCGACGATACGGCTATTTAAGTGA
- the recA gene encoding recombinase RecA: MEDNKQKALSAALAQIERQFGKGSVMRMGDNNAVRDIEAISTGSLGLDIALGIGGLPKGRVVEIYGPESSGKTTLTLQVIAECQKKGGTAAFVDAEHALDPSYAAKLGVNVDELLVSQPDTGEQALEITDMLVRSAAVDVIIVDSVAALTPKAEIEGEMGDTHVGLQARLMSQALRKLTANIKRSNTLVIFINQIRMKIGVMFGNPETTTGGNALKFYASVRLDIRRVGSIKKGEEVLGSETRVKVVKNKVAPPFKTTDFDILYNEGISRESEIINLGAQLGLIEKSGAWYSYKGEKIGQGKDNVRLYLKENPQIAATLEQQIRAELLTKKLPVEEFEEVSGSIDD, from the coding sequence ATGGAAGACAATAAACAAAAAGCATTAAGTGCCGCTCTTGCTCAGATTGAACGTCAATTTGGAAAGGGTTCAGTAATGCGTATGGGCGATAATAATGCTGTGCGTGATATTGAAGCCATTTCAACGGGTTCATTAGGGTTGGATATTGCTTTAGGTATAGGTGGTTTACCCAAAGGGCGAGTTGTTGAAATTTATGGTCCCGAATCCTCAGGTAAAACGACATTGACTCTGCAAGTTATTGCCGAGTGCCAGAAAAAAGGGGGTACTGCTGCTTTCGTTGATGCTGAACATGCGCTGGATCCAAGCTATGCGGCCAAACTGGGTGTTAATGTTGATGAGCTACTGGTTTCACAACCAGATACCGGTGAGCAGGCTTTAGAAATCACGGATATGCTGGTTCGTTCTGCTGCAGTGGATGTTATTATTGTCGACTCTGTCGCCGCATTGACTCCTAAAGCCGAAATTGAAGGGGAAATGGGTGATACCCATGTTGGTTTGCAGGCTAGATTGATGTCGCAGGCCTTGCGTAAATTGACTGCAAATATTAAACGCTCCAATACCTTGGTGATCTTTATTAACCAGATTCGTATGAAAATTGGTGTTATGTTCGGTAATCCTGAAACGACCACAGGTGGAAATGCATTGAAATTCTATGCTTCTGTGCGTTTAGATATCCGACGCGTAGGTTCAATTAAGAAAGGTGAAGAAGTTTTAGGTAGCGAAACGCGAGTGAAAGTCGTTAAAAATAAAGTGGCACCGCCTTTCAAAACAACTGATTTTGATATTCTCTATAATGAAGGAATTTCTCGCGAGAGTGAAATCATCAATCTTGGCGCCCAGTTAGGGCTCATTGAAAAATCAGGGGCTTGGTACAGTTATAAAGGCGAAAAAATTGGTCAGGGTAAAGACAATGTTCGCTTGTACTTGAAAGAGAATCCACAAATTGCTGCGACCTTGGAGCAACAAATCAGAGCAGAATTGTTGACTAAAAAGCTGCCTGTAGAAGAATTTGAAGAAGTTAGTGGGTCTATAGATGACTAA
- a CDS encoding aspartate kinase, translating into MALLVQKFGGTSLATLEHINHAADLVAKAKQAGHSVVVIVSAMSGETDRLINLANSISEYPNEREYAALVATGEQVSMALMAMALINRGINARSYTGGQARIHTCSQFKKARIQAIDTQPILKDLEQGTVVVIAGFQGIDKDGNVTTLGRGGSDTTAVAIAAALKADECQIYTDVDGVYTTDPRIVPDAKRLEQITFEEMLELSSLGAKVLQIRAVEFAGKYNIPLRVLSSSQEGPGTLITYQQKNSMEAPLVTGIAFSRNEAKVTLSGVPDAPGMASGILSEISAIGVNVDMIVQHLSANNKTNFTFTVHRDEYQATLKQLHKVAKELGAGDVVGVNNLAKLSLVGSGLKSHPEVASIMFKTLASKGINIQLIATSEIKLSVLIDTAMLDEGVRELHSVFHLEDDSRDESRIMPVNVAQECLVAASKL; encoded by the coding sequence ATGGCATTATTAGTGCAAAAATTCGGGGGAACGTCGCTTGCTACGCTAGAACATATTAACCATGCAGCGGATTTAGTGGCAAAAGCAAAGCAAGCAGGCCACAGCGTGGTAGTCATTGTATCAGCAATGAGTGGGGAAACGGACAGACTCATTAATTTAGCGAATAGCATCAGTGAATACCCAAACGAAAGAGAGTATGCCGCACTTGTTGCTACTGGAGAGCAAGTGTCTATGGCTTTAATGGCGATGGCTTTAATTAATCGCGGCATTAATGCTCGTTCTTATACGGGCGGACAGGCAAGAATTCATACCTGTAGTCAATTTAAAAAAGCACGTATTCAGGCAATTGATACCCAGCCGATCCTCAAAGATCTTGAGCAAGGTACCGTTGTGGTTATTGCTGGTTTTCAGGGTATTGATAAAGATGGCAATGTGACGACTTTAGGCCGTGGTGGTTCAGATACCACGGCAGTGGCTATTGCTGCTGCTTTAAAAGCAGATGAATGCCAGATTTATACTGATGTGGATGGTGTTTATACAACTGATCCCAGGATTGTACCTGATGCTAAGCGTTTAGAGCAGATTACCTTTGAGGAAATGTTGGAGCTATCCAGCTTAGGGGCAAAAGTGTTGCAAATTCGTGCCGTTGAATTTGCCGGTAAATATAATATTCCTTTGCGTGTTCTATCTTCATCACAGGAAGGACCTGGAACCTTAATTACCTATCAGCAAAAAAACAGTATGGAAGCGCCTCTGGTTACAGGCATTGCTTTTAGCCGTAATGAAGCCAAGGTTACTTTATCCGGGGTACCTGATGCGCCAGGTATGGCTTCTGGTATTTTATCCGAAATTAGTGCAATCGGTGTGAATGTCGATATGATCGTACAGCATTTATCGGCTAATAATAAAACCAATTTTACGTTTACTGTCCACCGTGATGAATACCAGGCGACCTTGAAACAACTGCATAAAGTAGCTAAGGAATTAGGCGCCGGGGATGTGGTTGGTGTCAACAATTTAGCTAAGTTGTCGCTTGTTGGCTCGGGTCTTAAGAGTCATCCAGAGGTCGCATCAATCATGTTTAAAACCCTTGCTTCGAAGGGTATCAATATACAACTGATTGCGACTTCAGAAATTAAACTCTCAGTCCTCATTGATACCGCCATGCTTGATGAGGGTGTACGTGAATTACATAGCGTTTTCCATCTTGAAGATGATAGTCGCGATGAATCACGAATCATGCCGGTGAATGTAGCACAGGAATGTTTAGTCGCTGCGAGTAAATTGTAA
- a CDS encoding SDR family NAD(P)-dependent oxidoreductase yields MTIKTWVILGATSIIAEEFAHLAAQAGYTLLLVARNQAQLEVISADIRLRYHIQCDFLIADFASDLTHLTEILSQHPNELALFIAYSHIVENNALDTRTIDYLIKINVLSTVQLINRYLDKQQATHQLIFLSSVAACRGRAKNSLYGASKAAIEIYLEGLQQAAENNIKITIARLGFIDTVQTYGMAGIFYASSPKACAEACWQAAKNGKHLFYHPFFWRYIMTIIRCLPSFLYKRMSF; encoded by the coding sequence ATGACCATAAAAACCTGGGTCATCTTAGGCGCGACCTCCATTATCGCTGAAGAATTTGCACACCTTGCTGCTCAAGCCGGTTATACGCTATTACTGGTTGCTCGAAATCAAGCACAGCTGGAGGTTATTAGTGCTGATATACGCTTGCGCTATCACATTCAGTGTGATTTTCTAATTGCCGATTTTGCAAGTGATTTAACACATTTAACAGAAATTTTAAGTCAACATCCAAATGAGTTAGCGCTATTTATCGCCTACAGCCATATTGTAGAAAACAATGCCTTGGATACTCGTACTATAGACTATTTAATTAAAATTAATGTCTTAAGCACGGTTCAATTAATTAATCGTTATTTGGATAAACAACAGGCTACTCATCAGTTGATTTTCTTAAGTTCAGTAGCCGCCTGCCGAGGTCGGGCCAAGAATAGTCTTTATGGTGCCAGCAAAGCTGCTATTGAAATTTATCTGGAAGGTTTACAACAAGCTGCAGAAAACAACATAAAAATTACTATCGCCAGACTAGGCTTCATTGATACAGTGCAAACTTATGGTATGGCAGGCATTTTTTATGCTTCATCGCCTAAAGCTTGCGCTGAAGCCTGTTGGCAAGCCGCAAAAAATGGAAAACACCTGTTTTATCACCCTTTTTTTTGGCGTTATATCATGACCATCATTCGCTGCCTGCCCTCTTTTCTTTATAAGAGAATGTCCTTTTAG
- the alaS gene encoding alanine--tRNA ligase, with protein MKSSEIRQAFLDYFAARGHQIVESSPLVPGNDPTLLFTNAGMVQFKDTFLGLEKRSYSRAASSQRCVRAGGKHNDLENVGYTARHHTFFEMLGNFSFGDYFKREAIQFAWEFLTKVLKLPSERLWVTVYEDDDEAADIWLKEIGVSAERFSRCGEKDNFWSMGDTGPCGPCTEIFYDHGPEIAGGPPGTPEAEGDRYIEIWNLVFMQFNRDKEGHLHPLPKPSVDTGMGLERIAAVVQGVHSNYDIDSFQYLIHAICKLAPPTINPEHPSLKVIADHIRACSFLIADGVMPGNEGRGYVLRRIIRRAIRHGNKLDLPTPFFSKLVPALITVMGEAYPELVNNQKQIERILAQEENQFARTLEQGLRLLQEKIQTLEGKAIPGEMAFRLYDTYGFPVDLTADIARESGLSIDMAGFNQAMQQQRELSQSASQFTTDYSVSSQLDEASVFHGYEKDSMQSTVTAILCDSVKVDKLTAGRKAAVVLENTPFYAESGGQVGDRGQLQGENLVFQVEDTQRVGQAIVHYGQLLQGELSIGQTINAKVDSARRNAIRLNHTATHLLHAALKAIVGPHVQQKGSLVDAERARFDFSHFEALTSEQLRQLENLVNGRIRANDEVETQIMSLDEAKRSGAVALFGEKYSDAVRVLSLGDFSKELCGGTHAARTGDIGLFKITAEYGVASGVRRIEMVTGAYAQAWINEQLGILDGVAQKLKTTPANVSDKLSQFLHDAKQQEKELTRLQAKLAAKSGTDLLSQVQAVNDVNLLVKQLDGMDSQALRTTLDQLKSSLDQAVIVLFAIEQEKINVVAGVSKNILGRVPTAAMLVKHLCGKGGGRDDMAQGGGRVPDDLEEKIAQIKTMIVEHVG; from the coding sequence ATGAAAAGTTCAGAAATCAGACAAGCATTTTTAGATTATTTTGCTGCACGAGGCCATCAGATTGTTGAGTCGAGTCCACTTGTGCCTGGAAACGATCCAACTTTGTTATTTACAAATGCGGGGATGGTGCAGTTTAAAGACACCTTCCTGGGATTGGAAAAACGTTCTTACAGCCGCGCGGCCAGTTCTCAACGATGCGTACGTGCTGGTGGTAAGCATAATGATCTGGAAAATGTTGGTTATACGGCACGACATCATACTTTCTTTGAAATGCTGGGTAATTTTAGTTTTGGCGATTACTTCAAGCGTGAAGCGATTCAATTTGCCTGGGAGTTTCTGACCAAGGTATTGAAGTTACCGAGTGAACGATTATGGGTTACTGTCTATGAAGATGATGATGAAGCAGCCGATATCTGGTTGAAGGAAATCGGGGTTTCTGCTGAGCGTTTTTCTCGTTGTGGTGAAAAAGATAATTTTTGGTCTATGGGTGATACTGGGCCCTGCGGCCCTTGTACAGAAATTTTTTATGATCATGGTCCTGAGATTGCCGGCGGCCCTCCGGGAACGCCTGAAGCAGAGGGTGATCGTTACATCGAAATCTGGAATTTGGTTTTCATGCAGTTTAATCGCGATAAAGAAGGCCATCTTCATCCTTTGCCTAAGCCTTCTGTGGATACTGGTATGGGACTTGAACGTATCGCGGCAGTGGTCCAGGGTGTACATAGTAATTATGATATCGATAGTTTCCAGTATTTAATTCATGCGATCTGCAAGCTGGCCCCACCTACGATTAATCCGGAGCATCCTTCATTAAAAGTGATTGCCGATCATATTCGTGCCTGTTCATTCTTGATTGCTGATGGTGTAATGCCCGGGAATGAAGGTCGAGGTTATGTTTTACGCCGTATTATTCGCCGTGCAATTCGCCACGGCAATAAGCTGGATTTACCTACACCTTTTTTCTCTAAATTGGTTCCGGCTCTTATTACCGTCATGGGCGAGGCTTATCCTGAGTTAGTAAATAACCAAAAACAGATAGAACGTATTTTAGCGCAGGAAGAAAACCAATTTGCTCGTACACTTGAGCAAGGTTTACGTTTGCTGCAGGAGAAAATTCAAACGCTGGAAGGAAAAGCAATTCCGGGTGAAATGGCTTTTAGACTGTACGATACTTATGGTTTCCCCGTCGATTTAACAGCGGATATTGCCCGCGAATCAGGGCTTTCCATTGATATGGCTGGTTTTAATCAGGCCATGCAACAACAACGCGAGTTGTCGCAATCAGCAAGTCAGTTTACTACGGATTACTCAGTTTCAAGCCAATTGGATGAAGCATCAGTCTTTCATGGCTACGAAAAAGACAGTATGCAATCTACAGTCACCGCTATACTTTGCGATAGCGTTAAAGTAGATAAATTAACGGCGGGCCGTAAAGCAGCCGTGGTTCTTGAAAACACGCCTTTTTATGCCGAAAGCGGTGGTCAGGTTGGTGATCGTGGTCAACTTCAGGGCGAGAACCTTGTTTTCCAGGTAGAAGATACCCAGCGAGTGGGGCAAGCAATTGTCCATTACGGCCAATTGTTGCAGGGGGAACTGTCTATTGGGCAAACCATTAATGCGAAGGTCGACTCTGCGAGACGGAATGCAATCCGCTTAAATCATACGGCAACTCATTTATTACATGCAGCCTTAAAAGCGATTGTTGGTCCTCATGTTCAACAGAAAGGTTCATTAGTTGATGCTGAACGGGCACGTTTTGATTTCTCGCATTTTGAAGCACTAACCTCCGAACAGTTACGCCAATTGGAAAATTTGGTGAATGGTAGGATACGTGCCAACGATGAAGTAGAGACTCAGATCATGTCGCTTGATGAGGCAAAGCGCAGTGGGGCTGTGGCGTTATTTGGGGAAAAATACAGTGATGCTGTACGGGTACTTTCTTTAGGGGATTTCTCCAAAGAGTTATGCGGCGGCACCCATGCGGCAAGAACAGGTGATATTGGCTTGTTCAAAATCACCGCTGAATACGGTGTGGCAAGTGGTGTAAGACGCATAGAAATGGTAACGGGTGCTTACGCTCAGGCTTGGATTAACGAGCAATTGGGTATTTTGGATGGCGTTGCGCAAAAACTTAAAACAACCCCGGCCAATGTCTCTGATAAATTGTCACAATTTTTGCATGATGCAAAACAGCAGGAAAAAGAATTAACACGCTTGCAGGCCAAGTTGGCGGCAAAATCAGGTACTGATCTGCTTTCTCAAGTTCAGGCCGTAAATGACGTTAACTTATTAGTGAAGCAATTGGATGGCATGGACAGTCAAGCGTTGAGGACAACTTTAGATCAACTGAAATCCAGTTTGGATCAGGCTGTGATAGTGTTGTTTGCTATTGAACAGGAGAAGATAAACGTTGTTGCTGGAGTGAGCAAGAATATTTTGGGCCGAGTGCCAACCGCCGCTATGCTGGTAAAACATTTATGCGGCAAGGGCGGGGGCCGTGACGATATGGCCCAGGGTGGAGGGCGTGTTCCGGATGATCTGGAAGAAAAAATTGCCCAGATTAAGACCATGATTGTTGAGCACGTGGGTTAA
- the mscL gene encoding large-conductance mechanosensitive channel protein MscL, whose product MGFLSEFKQFAMRGNVMDLAVAVVIGAAFGKIVSSLVDGIIMPVIGLLMGGINITDKTFKIGAAVIKWGAFLQTIIDFTIIACAIFVAIKFINILQKKQEETEEKIGKEEAILIEIRDLLREKTSKK is encoded by the coding sequence ATGGGTTTTCTTAGTGAATTTAAACAATTCGCTATGCGCGGTAATGTGATGGATCTTGCCGTTGCCGTCGTAATTGGCGCTGCTTTCGGTAAAATTGTTTCTTCACTGGTCGATGGGATTATCATGCCCGTTATCGGTCTCTTAATGGGTGGCATCAATATTACTGATAAAACCTTTAAAATTGGCGCAGCAGTAATTAAATGGGGTGCCTTTTTACAGACCATCATTGATTTTACAATTATTGCCTGTGCTATCTTTGTTGCCATTAAATTCATTAACATCCTGCAAAAAAAGCAGGAAGAAACTGAAGAAAAAATTGGTAAGGAAGAAGCGATATTGATTGAAATTAGAGATCTGTTACGCGAAAAAACAAGTAAAAAATGA
- a CDS encoding MFS transporter, with the protein MKKYRSILACIIGNALEWYEFSLFAYLSPVIASLFFPDNNPATSLLATMLVFAAGFIVRPLGSIVLGHLGDRYGRAKTLKFTILLMSIASILTGFLPTYKQAGLLAPLLLIICRLLQGFCIGGEFAGSMIYLSESAQGKHRALVSSMTNNGSNIGVLAAILACTTLTAFIGNDALASYGWRILFISGGVMGILGLWLRRDLSESETFLQLQQNIREKYLPVKYVLTKQYRSMFHIILLLFISACGSYTLMGYLSTYLHEFLQVPLNQAYQMQTLFIVLSLLFVPVFAHISDKVGRKNILVFSTLGYLICAIPSFWVLQTISAWWVLLPLVIFYSAEQAVTPVVMAEMFSGKGRYTGISMAYNISMALVGGFSPAINTWLINRFNTMMIAYYVVFCALVSLVVIVKYLPKHYGIEKNLAAI; encoded by the coding sequence ATGAAAAAATATCGGAGTATCCTTGCCTGCATTATTGGGAATGCCCTGGAATGGTATGAATTTAGTTTGTTTGCTTATTTGTCGCCTGTTATTGCAAGCTTGTTCTTCCCTGATAATAATCCTGCCACGAGTTTACTGGCCACGATGCTGGTCTTTGCTGCAGGATTTATTGTGCGTCCCCTGGGCTCTATTGTTTTAGGGCATTTAGGCGATCGCTATGGGCGTGCCAAAACCCTTAAGTTTACTATTTTACTCATGTCCATTGCTTCCATCTTAACCGGTTTTCTCCCAACTTATAAACAAGCAGGATTATTGGCTCCCCTCTTATTAATTATTTGCCGTTTACTACAAGGATTTTGTATCGGTGGAGAATTTGCCGGCTCAATGATTTATCTTTCGGAGTCAGCACAAGGTAAACATCGTGCCTTGGTTAGCAGTATGACTAATAATGGTTCCAATATTGGCGTATTGGCCGCTATTCTAGCCTGTACTACTCTCACTGCCTTTATTGGTAACGACGCCCTAGCAAGTTATGGCTGGCGTATTCTTTTTATTTCTGGCGGAGTAATGGGAATTTTAGGATTGTGGTTAAGACGCGACCTGTCGGAATCAGAGACTTTTCTACAGTTACAGCAAAACATTCGTGAAAAATATTTGCCTGTTAAATATGTACTTACTAAACAATATCGCTCCATGTTTCACATTATTTTATTATTATTTATTAGTGCCTGCGGCAGTTATACTCTCATGGGCTATCTCTCCACCTATTTACATGAATTTTTGCAAGTCCCGCTTAATCAAGCTTATCAAATGCAGACCTTGTTTATTGTTCTTTCTTTATTATTTGTGCCGGTGTTTGCTCATATTTCTGACAAAGTTGGTAGAAAAAATATTTTAGTTTTTTCAACACTTGGCTATTTAATTTGCGCTATTCCAAGTTTTTGGGTTTTACAAACGATTTCCGCTTGGTGGGTGTTGCTACCTTTAGTTATTTTTTATAGCGCGGAACAGGCTGTCACACCGGTAGTAATGGCAGAAATGTTTTCGGGTAAAGGACGTTATACGGGAATTTCCATGGCCTACAATATCTCCATGGCTTTAGTAGGCGGCTTTTCCCCGGCCATTAATACCTGGCTTATTAATCGCTTTAATACAATGATGATTGCCTATTACGTGGTCTTTTGCGCACTGGTTTCCTTAGTTGTTATCGTAAAATACTTACCAAAACACTATGGCATTGAAAAGAATTTAGCTGCCATTTAG
- a CDS encoding FAD-binding oxidoreductase produces the protein MLSKNKRLSNFGHAVQTTSDCFRPDNEQQIQSLLTAKDNLLARGNGSSYGDCCLNNDGGIVDTRRLNHFLSFDELSGELICQGGVTFAELFLVHPHYIPPVIPGTLRATVAGGIANDVHGKNNHHAGSFGQHLNWLDLQLGKQSLRCSPAVNSDLFYATIAGLGLTGIITRVALQMLKKPPFVAVETEKYSEFETLLQRMQQSGCQYDYQVAWLDLLNEPRAVLSLANHTELEAPESLSRFSIPKLPFRLVSRRVMKYFNRYYFNSKKTNRQILSLRQFNNPLDSIQHWNRLYGSQGLLQFQAVFDSNTAHSTFNQLLAIINSSQATPTLAVLKYLTQAGSGLLSFVQPGFTLAIDFINNQAAQEVIRNLNDFITSIQGKIYLAKDMYLTQQQFQQQYPNYGQFKKLLSHYKSGMHSDLSHRLGITS, from the coding sequence ATGCTCAGTAAAAACAAACGGCTTTCCAATTTCGGTCACGCTGTACAAACAACATCGGATTGTTTTCGCCCTGATAACGAACAGCAAATTCAATCCCTATTGACTGCCAAGGATAACCTTCTCGCACGCGGTAATGGTTCGAGCTATGGTGATTGTTGTCTTAACAACGACGGAGGCATTGTTGATACAAGGCGGTTGAATCACTTCCTCTCTTTTGATGAATTATCAGGTGAGTTGATCTGCCAGGGTGGGGTCACTTTTGCGGAGCTTTTTTTAGTGCATCCACACTATATTCCTCCTGTCATACCAGGTACTTTGCGTGCTACGGTAGCAGGCGGTATTGCCAATGATGTCCATGGTAAAAACAACCACCATGCGGGTAGTTTTGGCCAGCATTTGAACTGGTTAGATTTGCAATTAGGGAAACAATCTTTACGCTGCAGCCCTGCTGTAAATAGCGATTTATTTTATGCCACCATAGCCGGCCTTGGCTTAACGGGCATTATTACACGTGTTGCCCTGCAAATGCTTAAGAAACCCCCTTTTGTAGCAGTAGAAACTGAAAAATACAGTGAGTTCGAAACCTTACTCCAACGCATGCAACAAAGCGGCTGCCAATACGATTATCAAGTAGCCTGGCTTGATTTACTTAATGAACCACGCGCTGTGTTATCGCTTGCTAACCATACAGAATTGGAAGCCCCAGAGTCACTATCACGTTTTAGTATACCTAAATTACCCTTTCGCCTGGTCAGCCGCCGGGTAATGAAATATTTTAATCGCTATTATTTCAACAGCAAGAAAACAAACCGGCAAATTCTATCCCTGCGCCAATTTAATAACCCACTCGATTCCATTCAACATTGGAACCGTCTCTATGGCAGCCAGGGGCTATTACAGTTTCAAGCAGTATTTGACAGTAACACAGCCCACAGCACCTTCAATCAATTACTCGCAATCATTAATAGCAGTCAGGCAACACCAACCTTGGCCGTGCTGAAATACTTGACACAGGCTGGCAGTGGTTTATTGTCTTTTGTGCAACCAGGGTTTACGCTGGCAATTGATTTTATTAACAATCAAGCAGCACAAGAAGTCATTCGCAATCTGAATGACTTTATAACCAGTATCCAGGGCAAAATTTATTTGGCAAAAGATATGTACTTGACCCAACAACAATTTCAACAACAATACCCCAATTATGGACAATTTAAGAAATTATTAAGCCATTACAAAAGTGGTATGCACTCTGATCTTAGCCATCGTTTGGGAATCACATCATGA
- a CDS encoding CinA family protein: MDSLEHLLINLTDILRERSLRIATAESCTGGLLAGLLTELPGSSVWFDRGFVTYSNQAKQDMLGVKESLIQFNGAVSLPVAEAMAWGALSRSRADITLSVTGVAGPDGGSPEKPVGTVCFAWAMTNFPVQSRRCYFQNASRQQIRHLACQRALQGAISLLNQTTK; the protein is encoded by the coding sequence ATGGATAGCTTAGAGCATCTACTGATTAATTTGACCGATATATTACGGGAAAGGAGTTTAAGAATTGCCACGGCTGAATCCTGTACCGGTGGTTTACTTGCCGGTTTACTTACGGAGTTGCCGGGAAGCTCGGTTTGGTTTGATCGAGGGTTTGTTACTTATAGCAATCAGGCCAAACAGGATATGTTAGGTGTTAAAGAATCCTTAATCCAGTTCAATGGCGCTGTGAGTCTGCCTGTTGCTGAAGCGATGGCCTGGGGGGCTTTATCACGTAGTCGTGCCGATATCACCTTATCAGTAACTGGCGTTGCTGGCCCTGACGGGGGTAGTCCGGAAAAACCGGTAGGAACGGTGTGTTTTGCCTGGGCTATGACAAATTTTCCGGTACAAAGTAGACGTTGCTATTTTCAAAATGCATCTCGGCAACAAATACGCCATCTTGCCTGTCAACGCGCATTACAAGGTGCAATTTCTTTGTTAAATCAAACAACAAAATAA
- the recX gene encoding recombination regulator RecX: MTKALDCAMRLLARREHGACELADKLAQKGYNRQESNEAIAECQRLGFQSDRRFVEAVCHVRIRQGCGPLKIHQELQAKHIESELIDEILAREADHWLDHALAVWHKKYKKQDQVSFAELQKRQRFLLYRGFPTDVIARVMKEI; the protein is encoded by the coding sequence ATGACTAAAGCCCTGGACTGTGCAATGCGCCTGCTTGCCAGGCGCGAGCATGGTGCATGCGAATTGGCAGATAAATTGGCACAAAAAGGTTATAATCGGCAGGAAAGTAATGAAGCAATTGCCGAATGTCAACGTCTTGGTTTTCAGAGTGATCGTCGTTTTGTTGAGGCTGTATGTCATGTTCGTATCCGTCAAGGCTGTGGTCCTCTTAAAATTCATCAGGAGTTGCAAGCTAAGCACATTGAGTCCGAATTGATTGATGAAATTTTGGCACGGGAAGCAGATCATTGGCTGGATCACGCCTTAGCTGTATGGCATAAGAAATATAAAAAACAGGATCAGGTTTCTTTTGCCGAGTTACAAAAACGGCAGCGTTTTTTATTGTACCGTGGATTTCCCACCGATGTTATCGCTAGAGTTATGAAAGAAATTTAG